TCTCGAGCAGCGCCGCGAGCGTGTCCTGCAACGCATTGAGCCCATCCATCTGCGCCATCAGCATGTCGCCCGCGGCCGGGCCGGCGCTCAGCTGAGCATAGGCGTCGCCCAACAGGTCCAGGTGTTCGCGCAGCGCTTGGCCGGCGGGGCTCAACTGGCCGTCGTGAGCAGTGCGGTCGGCTTCGATGGCGTTGATGAGGGCGTTGATCTCACCTACCGTGGCATCGCGGCGCTTGCCTATCTGCTGCGCCGGCACGCCGTCCAGGCGCAGGTCGGCGAGCTTGCGCACGCCGCCGATGCCGCCATTGACCGCGCCACGTACGCCCTGCGGCAGCGACAGCGCAATCTGGTGGGCGCTCAGCGGGCCTTCGCCCGAGACGACCGATCGGCCCAGCGGCTGGCCCTTGTCCAGATCGACATCCGACATCAGGTCGGCGGGTTGCAGCTGGCTACGGTTGCCGAGACTCTCTAGTGGCATGGTGCTTCTCCTTGCTCAAGCGCCGCGCTGCACCGCGCAGCGTTGGCTCTCCTGACTTGAGTAACGGCGCCAGCGCGTCAGTTCCACCGGAGAAACTTTGGTCATTTTTGCCCTAACCCCTTATGCAGACGCCGCTGACAGCTATGAATAGCGCAGCATTCCTAAACCTTCGCTCATCCGTGCCTCCACGCCTTGGCAACCGCTGGACGCGTTCGGCGCCTGCAATCCGGGGGGTTCAGTCGCTGCGCAGGCGCTGCAACAGCGTCTGCAAGCCCTGCATGGCCCGTTCCAGCTCGCGCGCGTCCAGGCCTTGTTCGCCCAGGCGCAGCGCCAGCACCAGCCAGTCCTGGCCATCGGCGCTGAACAGGCCGGGCTGGATCGCAGCCGAACCCGCTTCGGGTTGCGCCGCACGCTTCATCGCGCGCAGCAGCAACGCAGTCGCCTCGTGCGCCGCCACGGGCTCGCTCAGATGCACCACTACCTGCTCACCCTGGCGTGCCACACCGAGAACCGCGCCCGATGCAAAGCGCAATTGCAGGCTCTCATTGGGCCCGGGGGCGAGTGCGGCAATGCCTATCCGTTGGCCAAGATCGACCAGCGCCTGCTCCATGGACATGGGTCAGTACTCCTCGCGTTCTATGGCCACGTCCAGCGCTTCCTGCACCGCGTTGAAGACCGAAAAACGCTGCTCACCATCGTTGAAGACCTGCGGCGGCATCTCGTGCAGCAAGCTCTTGACGCCGCCAATGAAGGCAATCTGCGCCGCGACGTCGCGCGCGCCGTAGCTCTCGGACAAGCTGGAAAAGCGTGTCGGCGACAGCCAGTTTTCCGCGCTCACCGCGACCAGCTCCTTCATCAGCGCGACCGCGCCCGGGCTTGCCTTCAGGCTGTACCGGGCTGCAAGCTCGGCCAATAGACTCTGGCAGCCTTCGAGCACGGTGGCGGCCACGCCCAGGTGGTATATGTCCTGCACCAGGCTTTGCAGCCGGGCGGGCTCGGCGCTCGGGCGCTCGGCCGCCAGGTCCTGGCCCAGCGCGCGCGTCAGGCGCTGCAGGCCGCGGTTGAAATCCTGCTCGCCAAAGCGCTCCACCACCAGTTGCAGGGTCTGGTTGAGCGTGGCCGCGCCTAGTACCACGTCGGCGTAAGCCTGCTGGAACTGCGCCACCTCGGCCGGCGCGTGCGCCCCCTCGGCTGCTGCGCCTATGGTGTTGAGGTCCGCGCGGATGCGCGGGCCCTGACCCATCTCCAGGTCTTCGAGTGCGTCTTGCAAACGCTCGAGCACGTCCGCCGAGGCGCCTTCGCGCCGGCCCTGGCCCAGCGCGTACTGCAGCGCCAGGTATTGCGAGCCGGGGTTGCCAAAGCTCTCGCGCGCCAGCCTGGCTGGATCGCCCTGGCCAGCGAGCATGCGCTTGGCCAGCGCCACGAGCTTTTCCGGCCCGTCGTTGCCTTCGGCGGCGTTGACATAGGCTTCGATCGCCTCGGCGCTCATCAAGGCGAGCGGC
The DNA window shown above is from Comamonas sp. NLF-1-9 and carries:
- a CDS encoding CesT family type III secretion system chaperone, with translation MSMEQALVDLGQRIGIAALAPGPNESLQLRFASGAVLGVARQGEQVVVHLSEPVAAHEATALLLRAMKRAAQPEAGSAAIQPGLFSADGQDWLVLALRLGEQGLDARELERAMQGLQTLLQRLRSD
- the sctW gene encoding type III secretion system gatekeeper subunit SctW, yielding MERIDASQAGMAGFGPGLNAGAGADGSAGMRGMLNQQQVVVETGDSVLTDAAEEISLHHSEKAETKHTAERKKELARPLALMSAEAIEAYVNAAEGNDGPEKLVALAKRMLAGQGDPARLARESFGNPGSQYLALQYALGQGRREGASADVLERLQDALEDLEMGQGPRIRADLNTIGAAAEGAHAPAEVAQFQQAYADVVLGAATLNQTLQLVVERFGEQDFNRGLQRLTRALGQDLAAERPSAEPARLQSLVQDIYHLGVAATVLEGCQSLLAELAARYSLKASPGAVALMKELVAVSAENWLSPTRFSSLSESYGARDVAAQIAFIGGVKSLLHEMPPQVFNDGEQRFSVFNAVQEALDVAIEREEY